A single Inediibacterium massiliense DNA region contains:
- a CDS encoding Crp/Fnr family transcriptional regulator: MNIDFLRNISLFSAVKESDLEKLLAGNHIYKKHYSKGVTVHNANETCRTLDIVLSGSLVAYSLSTNGSSTTMFEFSKGSVIGANLLFGENHSYPLNIYCLTDCEILHIDTNAVLELLHDYNFTLHYIKSISQNSQGINQKIAMFTQRTLRENIMYYFKQQAIIQKSSVILLPMSKRQLADYLGVQRPSLFRELKKLKEEGIIEIDNRTIVIKYYR, encoded by the coding sequence ATGAATATTGACTTTTTACGAAATATTTCATTATTTTCAGCTGTAAAGGAATCTGACTTAGAAAAACTATTGGCAGGTAATCATATTTATAAAAAACACTATTCGAAGGGTGTAACCGTTCATAATGCAAATGAAACTTGTAGAACATTGGATATTGTATTGTCAGGAAGTTTGGTTGCGTATTCTTTATCAACTAATGGTTCATCAACTACAATGTTTGAATTTAGCAAAGGAAGTGTGATAGGAGCAAATTTATTATTTGGTGAAAACCACAGTTATCCTCTTAATATCTATTGTCTTACAGATTGTGAAATTCTCCACATTGACACAAATGCTGTATTAGAACTCTTGCACGACTATAATTTTACATTGCATTATATAAAGTCAATCTCACAAAATTCGCAAGGAATAAATCAGAAGATAGCAATGTTTACTCAAAGAACACTTCGTGAAAATATTATGTATTATTTTAAACAGCAAGCTATCATACAGAAATCCTCGGTAATTCTGCTTCCAATGAGTAAAAGGCAACTGGCAGATTATTTAGGTGTACAAAGACCTTCTCTCTTTAGAGAGCTTAAAAAATTAAAAGAAGAAGGTATTATTGAGATTGATAATCGTACAATTGTAATAAAATACTACAGATAA
- a CDS encoding permease — protein sequence MDIFTVAMWIGTIIFLLISLKKDKVKTLKALKMAFGMGKGMLGSILSIIFLIGLILTILPPENIAKFVGSQSLFIATVGSAAFGTVTLIPAFIAFPLVGTLVDAGVSIVPSVAFLTTLTMVGVVTFPLEKREFGFKFTAIRNGLSFLFAIIIAMVMGVIV from the coding sequence ATGGATATTTTTACAGTAGCAATGTGGATAGGAACGATCATATTCCTTTTGATTTCCTTAAAAAAGGATAAAGTTAAGACATTGAAAGCACTTAAAATGGCATTTGGTATGGGCAAGGGTATGTTGGGGAGCATCTTATCAATTATTTTTTTGATTGGTTTAATTCTAACAATATTACCGCCAGAGAATATTGCCAAATTTGTGGGAAGTCAATCATTGTTCATAGCAACAGTGGGTTCAGCGGCATTTGGAACAGTAACTCTGATTCCTGCCTTTATTGCTTTTCCCCTTGTCGGCACACTGGTTGATGCCGGGGTTAGTATTGTTCCTTCCGTAGCATTTTTAACTACACTTACCATGGTAGGGGTCGTAACATTCCCGCTTGAAAAGCGAGAATTTGGGTTTAAATTTACTGCTATCAGAAATGGGTTAAGCTTTTTATTTGCCATAATTATCGCTATGGTAATGGGGGTGATTGTATGA
- a CDS encoding AAA family ATPase, with product MKVEKIKYNGHELFNNLEIDFKDSNEDILNTIVIIGENGAGKTTLLKSIYDAFDIDERGYKELEDNKVELTPALYTATVKLEDNEFGTLYNNLLGSRIDANENDPKIVYMPTEINFEKINKVDNTLNFTPDFRNIIDQNMTQNIPSFIATKINKEIFKNRDKTIGEVIDKVCKDINSIFSIMDLDVQLVGLSETNETKPIFRNSLGTEFDITGLSSGEKQLFLRALSLKFLEVNNSVILIDEPEISLHPGWQRKIIDVYENIGENNQLIIATHSPHIIGDIESKQLRVIKKEKEGIKLVDNNELNETYGKNIGDILSTTMRVDSLRNEDITSKLNKAYELLNKNLYDTEEFNEIFNYLRKYLGDLDKDIMRIRLDISVRNKKNAEG from the coding sequence ATGAAGGTAGAAAAAATAAAATACAATGGGCATGAATTATTTAATAATTTAGAGATAGATTTTAAAGATTCCAATGAAGATATATTAAATACCATTGTTATTATTGGTGAAAATGGAGCTGGAAAAACTACTTTATTAAAAAGCATTTATGATGCTTTTGATATAGATGAACGAGGTTATAAGGAATTAGAAGATAATAAAGTGGAATTAACTCCTGCATTATATACAGCAACTGTGAAGTTAGAGGATAATGAATTTGGAACGTTATATAATAATTTACTAGGATCTAGAATAGATGCTAATGAAAATGATCCTAAGATTGTATATATGCCAACAGAAATTAATTTTGAAAAGATTAATAAAGTGGATAATACGTTAAATTTCACACCAGATTTTAGAAATATAATTGATCAAAATATGACTCAAAATATACCATCATTCATAGCCACTAAAATAAATAAAGAAATATTTAAAAATAGAGATAAAACCATAGGTGAGGTTATAGATAAAGTTTGTAAGGACATAAATAGCATATTTTCTATTATGGATTTAGATGTTCAGTTAGTAGGGCTTTCTGAAACTAATGAAACAAAGCCTATATTTAGAAATAGCTTAGGAACTGAATTTGATATTACTGGATTATCTTCAGGGGAAAAACAATTATTTTTACGTGCATTATCATTAAAATTTTTAGAGGTAAATAATTCGGTGATTTTAATTGATGAACCTGAAATATCTCTGCATCCAGGGTGGCAAAGAAAGATCATTGATGTATATGAAAATATAGGTGAGAACAATCAATTAATTATTGCAACACATTCTCCACATATTATTGGTGATATAGAATCAAAACAATTGCGTGTTATAAAGAAAGAAAAAGAGGGTATTAAACTTGTTGACAATAATGAGTTAAATGAAACTTATGGAAAAAACATAGGTGATATATTAAGCACAACTATGAGAGTGGATAGCTTAAGAAATGAGGATATTACTAGTAAACTAAATAAAGCTTATGAATTGTTAAATAAAAATTTATATGATACAGAAGAATTTAATGAAATATTTAATTATCTAAGAAAATATTTAGGAGATTTAGATAAAGATATTATGAGAATAAGACTAGATATATCTGTTAGGAATAAGAAAAATGCTGAAGGTTAA
- a CDS encoding retron system putative HNH endonuclease → MLKVNKEQEPNFLLEYKKKYTPKSWIDYDKDNIRNQIKENILVIEQEEYCPYCEKRIYDNHDGHIEHIMPRDKYPNKFQNYDNLLVSCNQKNSCGMYKKNEYDDEFINPVIENPEDYFNYNIANGELIPKINDENSNKYIRADYTINTLNLNCYELKEARKALIDILEVYRENYDEYKEYLQFFLDDGHNFPSLIKLYMQL, encoded by the coding sequence ATGCTGAAGGTTAATAAAGAACAAGAACCAAACTTTCTATTAGAATATAAGAAAAAATATACTCCTAAATCATGGATAGATTACGATAAGGACAATATTAGAAATCAAATCAAGGAAAATATATTAGTTATAGAGCAAGAAGAATATTGTCCTTATTGTGAAAAGAGAATATATGACAATCATGATGGTCATATAGAGCATATTATGCCAAGAGATAAATATCCAAATAAGTTTCAGAATTATGATAATCTTTTAGTGTCATGTAATCAAAAAAATAGTTGTGGAATGTATAAAAAAAATGAGTATGATGATGAGTTTATAAATCCAGTTATAGAAAATCCAGAGGATTATTTTAATTACAATATTGCCAATGGAGAGCTAATACCAAAAATCAATGATGAAAACAGTAATAAATATATAAGGGCAGACTATACAATAAATACTTTAAACTTGAATTGTTATGAGTTAAAGGAAGCTAGAAAAGCTTTGATAGATATACTAGAGGTATATAGAGAAAATTATGATGAATATAAGGAGTATTTACAATTCTTTTTAGATGATGGTCATAACTTTCCAAGTTTAATAAAATTATATATGCAATTGTAG
- the hcp gene encoding hydroxylamine reductase, with protein MENSMFCYQCEQTLGGKGCVKSGVCGKNPIVANLQDILIHELKGIGFYGQKNLEKGLKIRSEINKFVVDSMFSTLTNVNFDPTRFVEYIKKAEKIKEELKNAVGEIENVPEAAKYKAPETMEEMVEEAKNIGIMSDESLDMDIRSLRELLIYAFKGMAAYAHHAYILGKFDDEVNNFFYKGLAGTIDDSLTVEDLFNLNMELGKIDLKCMEILDSAVTSTYGNPEPTEVLITKKKGPFIIVSGHDLKDLKELLEQTEGKGINIYTHCEMLPANAYPELKKYKHLIGNFGGAWQKQQEEFDGIPGCILMTTNCVQKPRESYKDRLFTTSIVGMPDCPHIDEYSGKKDFTSIMEKALELGGWQEDEPEKRIPIGFAHNAILSHANEIVNAVKNGDIKHFFLIGGCDGARPGRNYYTEFAEKTPKDTIILTLACGKFRFNKLDLGTVAGFPRILDCGQCSDSYSAIKVAIALAEAFNCGVNELPLSLVLSWYEQKAVGILLALLSLGIKDIRLGPTLPAFITPNILQVLVDKFDLKPISTPEQDLGAILGQQG; from the coding sequence ATGGAAAATTCAATGTTTTGTTATCAGTGTGAGCAAACATTAGGTGGAAAAGGTTGTGTGAAATCAGGAGTTTGTGGCAAAAATCCAATTGTTGCCAATTTGCAGGACATACTGATTCATGAATTAAAAGGTATTGGGTTCTATGGTCAAAAAAATTTAGAAAAAGGTCTAAAGATTAGAAGTGAAATAAATAAATTTGTAGTAGACAGTATGTTTTCTACACTTACAAATGTTAATTTTGACCCAACCAGATTTGTAGAGTATATTAAAAAGGCAGAGAAAATAAAAGAAGAACTTAAAAATGCAGTTGGTGAGATTGAAAATGTACCTGAAGCGGCAAAATACAAAGCACCAGAAACTATGGAAGAAATGGTAGAAGAAGCGAAGAATATAGGTATAATGTCTGATGAAAGTTTAGATATGGATATACGTTCCTTAAGAGAGCTGTTAATATATGCATTTAAAGGAATGGCCGCCTATGCCCATCATGCTTATATACTCGGTAAATTTGATGATGAAGTGAATAATTTCTTTTATAAAGGGTTAGCTGGGACTATTGATGATAGCTTAACGGTTGAAGACTTATTTAATCTAAATATGGAACTTGGAAAAATAGATCTAAAATGCATGGAAATACTAGATTCTGCAGTTACCAGTACTTATGGTAATCCTGAACCAACAGAAGTATTGATTACTAAGAAAAAGGGCCCTTTTATTATAGTATCAGGACATGATTTAAAAGATTTAAAAGAACTGTTAGAACAAACAGAAGGCAAAGGTATAAATATATATACTCACTGTGAAATGCTTCCTGCAAATGCTTACCCTGAATTGAAAAAATATAAGCACTTAATAGGAAACTTTGGAGGAGCCTGGCAGAAACAGCAGGAAGAATTTGATGGAATCCCTGGATGTATATTGATGACTACTAACTGTGTACAAAAACCAAGAGAAAGCTATAAAGATAGATTGTTTACAACAAGTATTGTTGGTATGCCTGACTGCCCACATATAGACGAATATAGTGGAAAAAAAGATTTTACGTCTATTATGGAAAAAGCATTGGAATTAGGTGGGTGGCAGGAAGATGAACCTGAAAAGAGAATACCAATTGGTTTTGCACATAATGCTATTTTAAGTCATGCAAATGAAATTGTAAATGCAGTTAAAAATGGTGACATTAAACACTTCTTCTTAATTGGAGGTTGTGATGGGGCAAGACCGGGCAGAAATTACTACACAGAATTTGCAGAAAAAACTCCAAAAGATACGATTATTTTAACCTTAGCCTGTGGTAAATTTCGTTTCAATAAACTTGATTTAGGAACAGTGGCAGGCTTCCCAAGAATACTTGATTGTGGTCAATGTAGTGATTCATATTCAGCTATTAAGGTTGCAATTGCATTAGCAGAAGCATTTAACTGTGGAGTAAATGAATTGCCACTTTCCTTAGTTCTTTCTTGGTATGAACAAAAAGCAGTTGGAATACTTCTTGCTTTATTATCTTTAGGAATAAAAGATATTAGACTTGGACCAACACTGCCAGCATTTATTACACCAAATATACTGCAAGTATTAGTTGACAAATTTGATTTAAAACCTATTTCGACACCTGAACAAGATTTGGGAGCAATTTTAGGACAACAAGGTTAA
- a CDS encoding type I restriction-modification system subunit M, with protein MDNNFNHVSFLWNIAESLRGTYKEEDYRKVMLPMIVVRRFDCLLDNYDREIIKKVYKEYDYLPEEEKDEIVIADLQENHGMDLQFYNVSDITWKKLIDDSENIRSNFEEYLNGFSNNVKEIIGKFKFKDEIAQLDRKNKLYAVLQKMYEVDLHIHAVSNNKMGYIYEEMLRRFTENSAAGEQYTPREVIRLCMEMLFLGKESFLTEEGKVISIGDFCCGTGGMLSIGEDYIEKLNPKAIVNVYGQELLDESFAICQADMLIKGQNPDNIRLGNTLTEDRFKGEYMRFLISNPPFGVTWKDEEKRVKEEADLGFDGRFGAGTPRVSDGSLLFLQNMISKMYDDEEGSRIAIIFNGSPLFTGDAGSGESNIRKWIIENDLLEGIIALPTDMFYNTGIATYIWILTNRKEEKRKGKIQLVNAIEYYQSMRKSLGNKRKEISKDQMREIKALYASFEENENCKIFDNEDFGYRKITIERPLKLSFKVNEDAIERVKETTQFINLAVSKKKNEKIKAEEEAAGKDEQEKIIRMLESFDNDKEYLNREIFIKELKEKAKEYGVILRAALLKAIWTAIGERNEKADICRDSKGNIESDSTLRDTESISLKEDINEYFKREVKPHVPDAYMDEHTFNNIGYEIPFTRHFYKYKKLRPFAEIMKEVEELEREIAVEIKKVLD; from the coding sequence ATGGATAATAATTTTAATCATGTTTCATTTTTATGGAATATAGCAGAAAGCTTAAGAGGAACTTATAAAGAAGAAGACTACAGAAAAGTAATGCTTCCAATGATAGTAGTAAGAAGATTTGATTGTCTTTTAGATAATTATGATAGAGAAATAATAAAAAAAGTGTATAAGGAATATGACTATTTGCCAGAAGAAGAAAAAGATGAAATAGTTATAGCAGATTTACAAGAAAATCATGGTATGGATTTACAATTTTATAATGTATCTGATATTACTTGGAAGAAACTTATAGATGATAGTGAAAATATAAGATCAAATTTTGAAGAGTATCTTAATGGATTTTCTAATAATGTAAAAGAGATAATAGGTAAGTTTAAATTCAAAGATGAGATAGCTCAATTGGATAGAAAGAATAAACTATATGCAGTGCTTCAAAAAATGTATGAGGTAGATCTTCACATACATGCAGTATCTAATAATAAAATGGGATACATATATGAAGAAATGCTTAGAAGATTTACGGAAAACTCAGCAGCAGGAGAGCAATACACTCCAAGAGAAGTTATTAGACTTTGTATGGAAATGCTATTTTTAGGCAAAGAGAGCTTTCTTACTGAGGAAGGGAAGGTAATATCTATAGGAGATTTTTGCTGTGGAACAGGGGGAATGTTATCCATTGGCGAAGATTATATTGAGAAATTAAATCCAAAAGCAATAGTGAACGTATATGGGCAAGAATTATTAGATGAATCTTTTGCAATATGTCAGGCGGATATGCTTATAAAAGGACAAAACCCAGATAACATAAGACTTGGAAATACTTTAACAGAAGATAGATTTAAGGGAGAATATATGAGATTTCTTATAAGTAATCCTCCCTTTGGTGTAACTTGGAAGGATGAAGAAAAGAGGGTTAAAGAAGAAGCTGATTTAGGCTTTGATGGTAGATTTGGGGCAGGAACTCCAAGAGTAAGTGATGGTTCATTACTATTCCTTCAAAATATGATAAGCAAGATGTATGATGATGAAGAAGGAAGTAGAATAGCTATAATATTTAACGGTTCACCATTATTTACAGGTGATGCAGGTAGTGGAGAATCTAACATTAGAAAATGGATTATAGAGAATGATTTATTAGAAGGAATTATAGCACTTCCTACAGATATGTTCTATAACACTGGTATAGCAACTTATATATGGATTCTCACTAATAGAAAAGAAGAAAAAAGAAAAGGGAAGATACAACTTGTTAATGCAATAGAATATTACCAAAGTATGAGAAAAAGCTTAGGTAATAAGAGAAAAGAAATATCAAAAGATCAAATGAGGGAAATTAAGGCATTATATGCAAGCTTTGAAGAAAATGAAAACTGTAAAATATTTGATAACGAAGACTTTGGATATAGAAAAATAACTATAGAAAGACCACTTAAATTAAGCTTTAAAGTAAATGAAGATGCAATAGAAAGAGTAAAGGAAACTACTCAATTTATAAACCTTGCAGTATCTAAGAAAAAGAATGAAAAAATTAAGGCAGAGGAAGAAGCAGCCGGAAAAGATGAACAAGAAAAAATAATAAGAATGTTAGAAAGCTTTGATAATGATAAAGAATACTTAAATAGAGAAATATTTATAAAAGAGTTAAAAGAAAAAGCCAAAGAATATGGAGTTATACTTAGAGCAGCCCTTTTAAAAGCTATATGGACAGCTATTGGAGAAAGAAATGAAAAAGCAGATATTTGTAGGGATTCTAAAGGAAATATAGAAAGTGATTCGACTTTAAGAGATACAGAATCAATTTCACTAAAAGAAGATATAAATGAATACTTTAAAAGAGAAGTAAAACCTCATGTTCCTGATGCTTATATGGATGAGCATACTTTTAATAATATAGGCTATGAAATACCATTTACTAGACATTTCTATAAATATAAAAAACTAAGACCTTTTGCTGAAATAATGAAAGAGGTTGAGGAGCTTGAAAGGGAAATAGCAGTTGAAATAAAGAAGGTGTTAGACTAA
- a CDS encoding permease, with protein sequence MKILKKAKDNAFLIVVAVAYTLIFVIKPGMGVTSIKNSAYYIKEMFMIMPVIFVLTALLDTWVAKEKITKYLGKESKIKGIVLSFVLGSISAGPIYAAFPMCVMLHKKGASVRNLVIILSSWAVIKVPMLLNEAKFLGMKFMAIRWVLTVIAIVVFSWIAAKIVKDEDIVQKEEKTSGLTLNRESCMGCTLCTKKYSEIFGMQGKKAYIKSFDAEIDKERLSQTILACPVRAIDYIE encoded by the coding sequence ATGAAAATCTTAAAAAAAGCAAAAGATAATGCTTTCTTAATAGTGGTAGCTGTTGCCTATACCTTGATATTTGTAATTAAACCAGGTATGGGTGTTACATCAATTAAAAACAGTGCTTATTACATTAAAGAAATGTTTATGATAATGCCGGTGATATTTGTTCTTACGGCGCTTTTGGATACATGGGTTGCAAAAGAAAAAATCACCAAGTACTTAGGAAAAGAATCCAAAATTAAAGGTATCGTATTGTCGTTTGTTCTCGGTAGCATATCTGCTGGACCCATATATGCAGCATTTCCCATGTGTGTCATGCTCCACAAAAAGGGGGCTTCTGTACGAAACTTAGTTATTATTTTAAGTTCCTGGGCGGTAATAAAGGTTCCCATGCTTTTAAACGAAGCAAAATTTTTGGGCATGAAGTTTATGGCAATCCGTTGGGTATTAACTGTAATTGCTATCGTAGTATTTTCGTGGATTGCTGCAAAAATTGTTAAGGACGAGGATATAGTACAGAAAGAAGAAAAAACAAGTGGACTTACATTAAACAGGGAATCATGTATGGGCTGCACATTGTGTACTAAGAAATATTCTGAGATTTTTGGTATGCAAGGTAAAAAAGCATATATAAAATCTTTTGATGCTGAAATAGACAAAGAAAGGCTTAGTCAAACAATATTGGCTTGCCCTGTCAGAGCCATTGATTATATTGAATAA
- a CDS encoding cupin domain-containing protein, whose amino-acid sequence MIEQIFKMSTGDEKAVKRVIQDENIHYIHMVFNKDEGLPEHFSNSNVYMTVVRGTLSIGLNDQEVHQYDKGTLLKIPVNTKMNVKNSSNNILELIVVKAPAPLK is encoded by the coding sequence ATGATTGAGCAAATTTTTAAAATGTCAACTGGAGATGAAAAAGCGGTTAAAAGAGTTATTCAGGATGAAAATATTCATTATATTCATATGGTCTTTAATAAGGATGAAGGCCTCCCAGAACATTTTTCTAACTCGAACGTTTACATGACAGTGGTAAGAGGGACTTTATCTATTGGGCTAAATGACCAAGAGGTTCACCAATATGATAAAGGAACTCTTTTAAAAATTCCTGTTAATACGAAGATGAATGTAAAAAATTCATCTAATAACATATTAGAGTTAATAGTTGTAAAAGCACCTGCACCTCTAAAATAG
- a CDS encoding restriction endonuclease subunit S yields MKYRYRNEKEMKDSGVEWIGKISFDWNVLMFKRVIESVKNGIWGDEPKNNGDDIPCIRILNFDRSKMEIKLDDLTFRNIPIYKRKEYLLEKGDLLIEKSGGGEKSPVGFVAKYDYELPAVYANFMAKVSLNKELANSGFVKYMCSDIYSKRVHLDSINQTTGIQNLDSQAYFKRNIAIPNINEQIKIANFLDQKTAQFDSIISKKEALIQKLEEAKKSLISEVVTGKVKVVKTSDGYELVERKKEEMKDSGVEWLGEIPKEWQVKKIKHVTSLRSGDSIISEDIEDIGKYPVYGGNGLRGYTNKYTHDGTYILIGRQGALCGNINYAYNKFWASEHAIVVNPLVGVDFIWLGELFRSMNLNQYSVSAAQPGLAIGMIENLRIPFITVDEQKIISKILNEKILKIERAVEKIQSQIKKLKEAKQSLISEAVTGKIEILD; encoded by the coding sequence ATGAAGTACAGATATAGAAATGAAAAGGAAATGAAAGATAGTGGGGTTGAGTGGATAGGGAAGATATCTTTTGATTGGAATGTTTTAATGTTTAAAAGAGTTATAGAAAGTGTTAAAAATGGAATATGGGGTGATGAACCTAAAAATAATGGAGATGATATTCCATGTATTAGAATATTAAATTTTGATAGAAGTAAAATGGAAATAAAGCTTGATGATCTTACATTCAGAAATATTCCAATATATAAGCGGAAGGAATATTTATTGGAAAAAGGTGATTTGTTAATAGAGAAATCTGGTGGAGGAGAAAAAAGTCCTGTTGGATTTGTTGCTAAGTATGATTATGAATTGCCAGCAGTATATGCTAATTTTATGGCTAAAGTATCATTAAATAAAGAATTAGCTAATTCTGGATTTGTTAAATATATGTGTTCAGATATTTATTCTAAAAGAGTGCATTTGGATTCAATAAATCAAACTACAGGTATACAGAACTTAGATTCACAAGCTTACTTTAAGCGAAATATTGCTATTCCAAATATAAATGAACAAATTAAAATAGCAAACTTTCTAGATCAAAAAACAGCTCAATTTGATTCTATAATTTCAAAAAAAGAAGCTTTAATTCAAAAATTAGAAGAAGCTAAAAAAAGTCTTATAAGTGAGGTTGTAACGGGTAAGGTTAAGGTCGTTAAAACTTCTGATGGATATGAGCTGGTGGAAAGAAAAAAAGAAGAAATGAAGGATAGTGGAGTTGAGTGGCTGGGAGAGATACCTAAGGAGTGGCAAGTTAAAAAGATAAAGCATGTAACATCATTAAGAAGTGGTGATAGTATTATATCAGAGGATATTGAAGATATAGGTAAGTATCCTGTATATGGTGGAAATGGTTTAAGAGGATACACAAATAAATACACACATGATGGAACTTATATATTGATAGGAAGACAAGGGGCACTATGTGGAAATATTAATTATGCTTATAATAAATTTTGGGCATCAGAACATGCTATTGTGGTAAATCCTCTAGTAGGAGTTGATTTCATATGGTTGGGTGAATTATTTAGAAGTATGAATTTAAATCAATATTCCGTATCTGCAGCTCAACCAGGATTAGCCATTGGAATGATTGAAAATTTAAGAATTCCCTTTATAACAGTCGACGAACAAAAAATAATTTCAAAAATATTAAATGAAAAAATACTTAAAATAGAACGTGCAGTAGAAAAAATTCAAAGTCAAATAAAAAAACTAAAAGAAGCCAAACAAAGCTTAATAAGTGAAGCAGTTACAGGAAAAATTGAAATACTAGATTAG
- the hcp gene encoding hydroxylamine reductase produces MSMFCYQCQETAKGTGCEVRGVCGKNEEVAKLQDLLIYVTKGISEIVIKGKLDVKSISEVNHQVLKSLFITITNANFDDGAIENQIYKMIGLRNELKKQVSGVNLGDAAEFEVSDRASMLDKASKVGVLSTENEDVRSLREMIIYGLKGMAAYTHHALNIGKEDLAINAFIYEALASTLDDSLSADDLVALTLRTGEFGIKAMALLDEANTSKYGNPEITSVNIGVRNNPGILISGHDLTDLEQLLEQTKGTGVDVYTHSEMLPAHYYPFFKKYDNFAGNYGGSWWQQVTEFVTFNGPILFTTNCIVPPRSEEIRKRIFTSGASGYPGCPHITADENGKKDFSEIITMAKQCKPPVEIESGNIVGGFAHNQVFALADKVVDAVKSGAIKKFFVMAGCDGRMKSREYYTEFAEKLPKDTVILTAGCAKYRYNKLELGDIGGIPRVLDAGQCNDSYSLAVIALKLKEIFELEDVNDLPIAFNIAWYEQKAVIVLLALLYLGVKNVHLGPTLPGFLSPNVAKVLVEKFGIAGIGQVEDDIKLFMG; encoded by the coding sequence ATGAGTATGTTTTGTTATCAATGTCAAGAAACTGCAAAAGGTACCGGTTGTGAGGTAAGAGGCGTATGTGGCAAAAATGAAGAAGTTGCAAAATTGCAAGACTTACTGATTTATGTTACAAAAGGGATTTCTGAAATTGTTATAAAAGGCAAACTGGATGTTAAATCCATAAGCGAAGTAAATCATCAAGTCCTAAAAAGCCTTTTTATCACCATTACAAATGCTAATTTTGATGATGGTGCAATTGAAAATCAAATCTATAAAATGATTGGCTTAAGAAACGAGCTAAAAAAACAGGTTTCCGGTGTTAATCTTGGTGATGCAGCGGAGTTTGAAGTAAGCGATAGAGCATCTATGTTAGACAAAGCATCAAAAGTAGGTGTTCTTTCAACCGAAAATGAAGATGTCCGTTCTCTTAGAGAAATGATTATCTATGGTTTGAAAGGTATGGCGGCATATACACATCATGCCCTTAATATCGGCAAAGAAGATCTTGCTATTAATGCATTTATCTATGAAGCACTTGCTTCAACCCTTGATGATTCATTGTCGGCAGATGATCTCGTAGCTTTAACATTAAGGACAGGTGAGTTTGGTATTAAAGCCATGGCACTGTTAGATGAAGCCAATACTTCTAAATATGGAAATCCTGAAATCACTAGTGTTAATATTGGTGTAAGAAACAATCCCGGAATACTGATTTCAGGTCATGACCTCACTGATTTAGAGCAACTACTGGAGCAAACAAAAGGTACAGGCGTTGATGTTTATACCCATAGTGAAATGCTTCCTGCACATTATTATCCTTTCTTCAAGAAGTATGACAATTTTGCGGGAAATTACGGCGGTTCATGGTGGCAGCAAGTTACTGAATTTGTAACTTTCAATGGACCAATTCTGTTTACTACAAACTGTATCGTACCTCCAAGAAGCGAGGAAATCAGAAAAAGAATCTTTACTTCCGGTGCATCAGGCTATCCCGGATGTCCTCACATCACAGCTGATGAAAATGGCAAAAAAGATTTTTCTGAAATTATTACGATGGCAAAGCAGTGTAAGCCTCCTGTAGAAATTGAATCAGGCAATATTGTTGGTGGTTTTGCTCACAACCAAGTGTTTGCTCTTGCAGACAAAGTAGTTGATGCAGTAAAATCAGGTGCAATTAAGAAGTTTTTCGTCATGGCAGGCTGTGATGGCAGAATGAAATCTCGTGAGTATTACACTGAGTTTGCAGAAAAACTACCTAAGGATACGGTTATCCTTACTGCAGGATGTGCCAAGTACCGTTACAATAAACTTGAGTTAGGAGATATTGGTGGTATTCCAAGAGTTCTTGATGCTGGCCAATGTAATGATTCCTACTCTCTTGCAGTAATCGCATTGAAGCTGAAAGAGATATTTGAACTTGAGGACGTTAACGATCTGCCGATTGCATTTAACATCGCATGGTATGAGCAAAAAGCGGTAATTGTCTTACTTGCGTTACTTTATTTAGGTGTGAAGAATGTTCATCTTGGTCCTACCTTACCAGGATTTTTATCTCCGAACGTTGCAAAGGTCCTTGTTGAAAAGTTTGGCATTGCAGGTATCGGACAAGTTGAAGATGATATTAAGTTATTTATGGGTTAA
- the rd gene encoding rubredoxin, producing MVKYICIPCGYIYDPQTGDPDSGIAPGTAFEDIPDDWVCPICFVGKDEFEPVKE from the coding sequence ATGGTAAAATATATATGTATCCCATGCGGATATATCTATGACCCACAAACAGGTGATCCAGATAGTGGAATAGCCCCGGGAACTGCTTTTGAAGATATCCCTGATGATTGGGTTTGTCCAATTTGTTTTGTGGGTAAAGATGAATTCGAACCCGTTAAGGAATAA